From Caulobacter segnis, a single genomic window includes:
- a CDS encoding LacI family DNA-binding transcriptional regulator → MAKSDPPSIDPPRRATLKEVAKAAGVSLASASYAINGAGSVGEATREHILKVAAELGYRPNQSAKAMKTGKTGAIGLILPDLTNPFFPSLAQVVIQAARAHGYSVFLTDTEGSAEAEQRAVSLLVDHGVDGVIWFPIADDGPVGKLIEGVPTVVLDRNLPGYDVIQADYAEGGRLAAEHLIAAGHVNIGVISGPHAASSARQRAEGAIAAIRERANLTWHVHNAFSLDLEPAVAEALERRSATAVIAGADLIAIGAMRHIRSMGLSVPGDVSVVGFDDIPWAQLHTPALTTIDMPVEDMAAAAVETLIRRMGARAEPRRRVVFNVELVERESVRVLK, encoded by the coding sequence ATGGCCAAGTCCGACCCGCCGTCGATCGATCCCCCCCGCAGGGCCACGCTCAAGGAGGTCGCCAAGGCCGCCGGCGTGTCGTTGGCCAGCGCCTCCTACGCGATCAATGGCGCCGGCTCGGTGGGCGAGGCCACGCGCGAGCATATCCTCAAGGTCGCCGCCGAACTGGGCTACCGGCCCAACCAGAGCGCCAAGGCGATGAAGACCGGCAAGACGGGCGCCATCGGCCTGATCCTGCCGGACCTGACCAACCCCTTCTTTCCCAGTTTGGCCCAGGTGGTGATCCAGGCCGCGCGGGCCCACGGCTACAGCGTCTTCCTGACCGACACCGAAGGCTCGGCCGAGGCCGAACAGCGGGCGGTCAGCCTGCTGGTCGACCATGGCGTTGACGGGGTGATCTGGTTCCCGATCGCCGACGACGGTCCGGTGGGCAAGCTGATCGAGGGCGTGCCGACCGTGGTGCTGGACCGCAACCTTCCGGGCTATGACGTCATCCAGGCCGACTACGCCGAGGGCGGGCGTCTGGCGGCCGAGCACCTGATCGCGGCGGGCCACGTCAACATCGGGGTGATCTCCGGCCCGCACGCGGCGTCCAGCGCCCGCCAGCGCGCCGAGGGGGCGATCGCCGCGATCCGCGAGCGCGCCAACCTGACCTGGCACGTCCACAACGCCTTCTCGCTCGATCTCGAGCCGGCCGTCGCCGAGGCCCTCGAGCGCCGGAGCGCCACGGCGGTAATCGCCGGCGCCGACCTTATCGCCATCGGCGCCATGCGCCACATCCGGTCGATGGGCCTGTCGGTGCCCGGCGACGTCTCGGTGGTCGGCTTCGACGACATCCCCTGGGCCCAGCTGCACACGCCCGCCCTGACCACCATCGACATGCCGGTCGAGGACATGGCCGCCGCCGCCGTCGAGACCCTGATCCGCCGCATGGGCGCACGCGCCGAGCCGCGCCGCCGGGTGGTGTTCAACGTCGAACTGGTCGAGCGCGAGTCCGTGCGCGTCCTCAAGTGA
- a CDS encoding NupC/NupG family nucleoside CNT transporter, with the protein MPDNETARALLGVVVFLALGWLLSENRRALPWRPVLIGLACQVALALLLTKVPAITAAFAAATHAVDALQAASRAGSSFMFGYLGGGRAPFSVEDPGAAFIFAFQALPAILLVGALSALLWHWKVLIWIVRAAAWAFGKLFGVSGPVGVSTSACVFLGMVEAPLLIKPFLPRLTRAEIFIIMVDGLSVIGGSMMIVLGSLISAKVPNAFSHLLIASLISTPMAIGMARLIIPGESSAAHEPIVLASPYRSSLEALTFGTLDAVKMVLNIAGLLIVFVGLIALINMGLGAIPHAGAPLTLGAILGWLLTPIVWLTGAPLSDLQTVGAILGTKVAANEVVAYSDMMALPPGALTPKSLLILTYALGSFGNVGSVAILIGSLSSMAPDKVGEVVELGFKALAAAFLTICMTATIMGLIGG; encoded by the coding sequence ATGCCGGACAACGAAACCGCGCGGGCGCTGCTGGGCGTCGTCGTGTTCCTGGCCCTGGGCTGGCTGCTGTCGGAGAACCGGCGCGCCCTGCCCTGGCGGCCTGTGCTGATCGGTCTGGCCTGCCAGGTCGCCCTGGCCCTGCTGCTGACCAAGGTCCCGGCGATCACCGCCGCCTTCGCCGCCGCCACCCACGCGGTCGACGCCCTTCAGGCCGCGTCGAGAGCCGGCTCCAGCTTCATGTTCGGCTATCTGGGCGGCGGCCGCGCGCCGTTCAGCGTCGAGGATCCCGGCGCGGCCTTCATCTTCGCCTTCCAGGCCCTGCCGGCCATCCTGCTGGTCGGGGCGCTGTCGGCCCTGCTGTGGCATTGGAAGGTGCTGATCTGGATCGTCCGGGCGGCGGCCTGGGCGTTCGGCAAGCTATTCGGGGTCAGCGGCCCCGTCGGGGTCTCGACCTCGGCCTGCGTGTTCCTGGGGATGGTCGAGGCGCCGCTGCTGATCAAGCCGTTCCTGCCGCGCCTGACCCGGGCCGAGATCTTCATCATCATGGTCGACGGCCTGTCGGTGATCGGCGGCTCGATGATGATCGTGCTGGGCTCGCTGATCTCGGCCAAGGTGCCCAATGCGTTCAGTCACCTGCTGATCGCCTCGCTGATCAGCACGCCCATGGCGATCGGCATGGCTCGGCTGATCATCCCTGGCGAAAGCAGCGCCGCCCACGAGCCGATCGTGCTGGCCAGCCCCTATCGCAGCAGCCTCGAGGCCCTGACCTTCGGCACGCTGGACGCGGTGAAGATGGTGCTGAACATCGCCGGCCTGCTGATCGTCTTCGTCGGCCTGATCGCCCTGATCAACATGGGTTTGGGCGCCATTCCTCACGCTGGAGCGCCGCTGACGCTCGGCGCGATCCTGGGCTGGCTGCTGACGCCGATCGTCTGGCTGACCGGCGCGCCGCTGTCGGACCTGCAGACCGTCGGCGCCATTCTAGGCACCAAGGTCGCCGCCAACGAAGTGGTGGCCTACAGCGACATGATGGCCCTGCCGCCAGGCGCCCTCACACCCAAGAGCCTGTTGATCCTCACCTACGCCCTGGGCAGCTTCGGCAATGTCGGCAGCGTGGCGATCCTGATCGGCAGCCTGTCGTCGATGGCTCCCGACAAGGTCGGCGAGGTCGTCGAGCTCGGCTTCAAGGCCCTGGCGGCGGCGTTCCTGACCATCTGCATGACGGCGACGATCATGGGACTGATTGGGGGCTGA
- a CDS encoding DsbA family oxidoreductase translates to MLRIDLYTEITCPWCIIGHHRLDRVLAERFPDLDVDIRQHPVLLLPDAPAEGLYIPDLLRARYGVTDPKASFARPEAEARASGLDLDLSRQPWTYRTQAAHGLILAARARGTQHRLAVAITDAHFLEARNISDADVLADIAMAHGFEREEARAIALDPEQYRRVEQEAVRSTAAGVRSVPHFVFGGRIAINGGRSEDEIASAIREAAGAAASA, encoded by the coding sequence ATGCTGCGGATCGATCTTTACACCGAGATCACCTGTCCCTGGTGCATCATTGGGCATCACCGTCTCGACAGGGTCCTGGCGGAACGCTTCCCTGATCTGGACGTGGATATCCGCCAACATCCAGTGCTTCTGCTCCCCGATGCGCCAGCGGAAGGCCTCTACATTCCCGACCTTCTCCGCGCGCGCTACGGCGTGACGGATCCGAAGGCGTCGTTCGCCCGGCCCGAGGCGGAAGCAAGGGCGTCCGGCCTTGACCTCGACCTTAGCCGCCAGCCCTGGACCTACAGGACGCAGGCGGCGCACGGGCTCATCCTCGCGGCGCGAGCACGCGGTACGCAGCACCGGCTGGCGGTCGCGATCACCGACGCCCATTTTCTGGAAGCCAGGAACATCTCGGACGCCGATGTGCTCGCGGACATCGCCATGGCCCATGGGTTCGAACGCGAAGAAGCCCGCGCCATAGCGCTCGATCCCGAACAATACCGACGCGTCGAGCAGGAGGCCGTCCGATCGACGGCGGCCGGGGTCAGGTCCGTTCCTCACTTCGTCTTCGGCGGACGCATCGCCATCAACGGGGGACGCAGCGAAGACGAAATCGCGTCGGCGATCCGCGAGGCCGCCGGCGCCGCCGCGTCCGCCTGA
- a CDS encoding esterase-like activity of phytase family protein codes for MNLGAALGLALALKLVGTLDLPRDLNVDGAPFGGISGADYDSRTGDWLMISDDRSEKAPARFFVGRLDYDAGGVKRLRLTRQVPLRRADDATFSAAQGERPDAEALRIDPRTGDLVWATEGDAPRGFDPAVRRMGRDGTARGTIPTPPAFRFTPTGARPNLTFEGLSFSPDGRWLWLAMEAPLVRDGPVSTVAQGGLTRMTRLDREGRISAQYAYRLDPIQAAPTRRGDNGVSEILAVDDRQLLVLERSGVEDRQGRFTYHCRLYLVDARSGEDVVTRASLSEGAAPRVMAKRLLVNFDRLPGAGANLEAMAWGRDLAGRRTLVLFSDDNFNPTEAARVMVFSVR; via the coding sequence GTGAATCTCGGCGCGGCTCTCGGCCTCGCGCTGGCCCTGAAGCTGGTCGGGACGCTGGATCTGCCCCGCGACCTGAACGTCGACGGCGCGCCGTTCGGCGGGATCTCGGGCGCCGACTACGACAGCCGCACCGGCGACTGGCTGATGATCTCCGACGACCGCTCCGAAAAGGCGCCGGCCCGGTTCTTCGTCGGACGGCTGGACTATGACGCCGGCGGCGTGAAGAGGCTGCGGCTGACGCGGCAGGTCCCCCTGCGCCGCGCGGACGACGCGACCTTCTCCGCGGCGCAAGGGGAGCGCCCCGATGCGGAGGCTCTGCGCATCGACCCTCGGACCGGCGATCTGGTCTGGGCGACCGAGGGCGACGCCCCGCGTGGCTTCGATCCGGCCGTGCGCCGCATGGGCCGCGACGGAACGGCCAGGGGGACGATCCCGACGCCGCCGGCCTTCCGCTTCACGCCGACGGGCGCGCGGCCGAACCTGACCTTCGAGGGGCTGAGCTTCTCGCCAGACGGCCGCTGGCTGTGGCTGGCCATGGAGGCGCCGCTGGTTCGAGACGGGCCGGTCAGCACCGTCGCCCAAGGTGGGCTGACGCGGATGACACGGCTGGATCGCGAAGGGCGGATCAGCGCGCAATACGCCTATCGTCTGGACCCGATCCAGGCCGCGCCGACGCGGCGAGGCGACAACGGCGTCAGCGAGATCCTCGCGGTCGACGATCGCCAGCTCCTGGTGCTGGAGCGTTCGGGCGTCGAGGACAGGCAGGGGCGCTTCACCTACCACTGCCGGCTCTATCTGGTCGACGCGCGGAGCGGCGAGGACGTCGTCACCCGCGCCAGCCTGAGCGAGGGGGCCGCGCCTCGCGTGATGGCCAAGCGACTGCTGGTCAATTTCGATCGCCTGCCTGGCGCTGGGGCCAATCTCGAGGCCATGGCCTGGGGGCGCGACCTGGCCGGACGCCGGACGCTGGTGCTGTTCTCCGACGATAACTTCAACCCGACCGAGGCCGCGCGCGTGATGGTGTTCAGCGTCCGCTAA
- a CDS encoding nucleoside hydrolase yields the protein MSVAPRLVILDTDPGVDDALALLYLRARLDLKLLAITTVFGNADVETTTRNALWLRARLGLSAPVHPGAAAPLSRPRGRAPVHVHGENGLGDIDLSGRDLPPPDAGAAHDRIVELVRAYPGAVTLVAIGPLSNLALALRAAPDIAGLVAGVTIMGGAFGRGNVTPYAEANIHNDPEAAAEVLAASWPVTLVPLDATMACVLTDTAAHDLARDGGDAGRFALEVTRGYAAAYARHEGLDGCVLHDVAALVSLTAPELFSPRFAPVAVTTEGERAGQTAWAAGDSPTRVLLGVDGPRLAEHFGQAIASAD from the coding sequence ATGAGCGTTGCGCCCCGGCTGGTGATCCTGGACACCGATCCCGGCGTCGACGACGCCCTGGCCCTGCTCTATCTGCGCGCCCGCCTCGACCTGAAGCTGCTGGCGATCACCACGGTGTTTGGCAACGCCGACGTCGAGACCACCACCCGCAACGCCCTGTGGCTGCGCGCGCGGCTGGGGCTGTCGGCGCCCGTCCACCCGGGCGCGGCGGCGCCGCTGAGCCGCCCCCGGGGTCGCGCGCCGGTGCATGTGCACGGCGAGAACGGCCTGGGCGACATCGACCTTTCCGGCCGCGACCTACCGCCGCCAGACGCGGGCGCGGCCCACGACCGGATCGTCGAGCTGGTCCGCGCCTATCCCGGCGCCGTGACCCTGGTGGCGATCGGCCCGCTGAGCAACCTGGCCCTGGCCCTGCGCGCAGCCCCGGACATCGCCGGCCTGGTCGCCGGGGTGACGATCATGGGCGGCGCCTTCGGGCGCGGGAACGTCACGCCCTACGCAGAGGCCAACATCCACAACGATCCCGAGGCCGCCGCCGAGGTGCTGGCCGCGTCCTGGCCGGTCACCCTGGTTCCGCTGGACGCCACCATGGCCTGCGTGCTGACCGACACGGCGGCCCACGACCTAGCCCGGGACGGCGGCGACGCGGGACGCTTCGCCCTGGAGGTCACGCGCGGCTACGCGGCCGCCTATGCGCGTCACGAGGGCCTGGACGGCTGCGTGCTGCACGACGTCGCCGCTCTGGTCAGCCTGACCGCGCCCGAGCTGTTCTCGCCCCGCTTCGCCCCGGTAGCGGTGACTACGGAAGGCGAACGGGCGGGCCAGACCGCCTGGGCCGCCGGAGACTCGCCGACGCGGGTCCTGCTAGGCGTCGACGGCCCGCGCCTAGCCGAGCATTTCGGCCAGGCGATCGCCTCCGCCGACTAG
- a CDS encoding carbohydrate kinase family protein, with product MVAVVVAGFATLDYVARVEGDFTGRGTLLMRQGAADAWPRAGGAALFAGAALAGAGVGAAPLTWIGDDGDGEAYRDACRQVGVSLEGVATMPDAPSTRCLLIYNADGTYGCLLRPGPVALTEGQKRLAAKASWLAIAAGPPGILSRLLDTVSPATRLAWIAKDDPACFPPDLVARLARRADVVFCNAGERAWLEAGREDPASAGQLLFETRGAEGVRVEAAGEAFALPVATLTVDDATGAGDTFAGAALAVLVGGGSSRAAAQAGIAAAGALLAGRR from the coding sequence ATGGTGGCGGTGGTAGTCGCGGGCTTCGCGACGCTCGACTACGTGGCGCGGGTCGAGGGTGACTTCACGGGGCGCGGCACGCTCTTGATGCGCCAGGGCGCGGCGGACGCTTGGCCCCGGGCCGGCGGCGCGGCGCTGTTCGCCGGCGCGGCCCTGGCGGGCGCTGGCGTCGGCGCCGCGCCCCTGACCTGGATCGGCGACGACGGGGACGGCGAAGCCTATCGCGACGCCTGCCGCCAGGTGGGGGTCTCGCTGGAAGGCGTGGCGACCATGCCCGATGCGCCCTCGACCCGCTGCCTGCTGATCTACAACGCGGACGGAACCTATGGCTGCCTGCTGCGGCCCGGACCCGTCGCGCTGACCGAAGGCCAGAAGCGCTTGGCGGCGAAGGCGTCCTGGCTTGCGATCGCCGCCGGTCCGCCTGGGATCCTGAGCCGCCTGTTGGACACGGTCTCGCCCGCCACTCGCCTGGCCTGGATCGCCAAGGATGACCCGGCCTGTTTTCCGCCGGACCTCGTGGCGCGGCTGGCGCGGCGAGCGGACGTGGTGTTCTGCAACGCCGGCGAACGCGCTTGGCTGGAGGCCGGACGCGAGGACCCCGCCTCGGCCGGTCAGTTGCTGTTCGAGACACGCGGCGCGGAGGGCGTGCGGGTCGAGGCGGCGGGAGAGGCGTTCGCGCTGCCGGTCGCCACCCTTACCGTCGACGACGCCACCGGCGCGGGCGACACCTTCGCGGGCGCGGCTCTGGCGGTGCTGGTCGGTGGCGGCTCGTCCCGCGCGGCGGCGCAGGCCGGCATCGCGGCGGCGGGCGCGCTGCTGGCGGGGAGGCGATGA
- a CDS encoding TonB-dependent receptor gives MKTSIWLASSALCLVMAAPAMAQQAAAPAAPAADTIDEVVVTAERFGSGLARATFTIGAEDIQERPLGAEITQALVKVPGVQVSTGDARGGSFSFEIYMRGLGDEQIGLTLDGIPTGDSRFNGGSPPQRFIESSNIGKITVSQSAGDIGAPSRFALGGFIDFVTDAPRKDFGATVEAGVGSFDFRRIYGRIDSGEIAPGLSGYLTYSHQENDIWAGRKSRGSERDHYELKVVKAFDNGSFVKARVSYNDQTDNDFNIVTKGEFEASPRSDRALDAITGIPAKDIDFGGALGGWRKDWLAYANSHFVLSDTLSFDVNPYYQNLEGESFRYQDRQRILTGGNPRAVTSYNANGGAVRPTLTTLRNSNVVGGPADMRVTPRDRDRYGVTGEFKARFGGHALRFGGWWEGGDSTEKRNFYPILNSAQSIAYDRSKLNYVEYERSASVETTMLYAQDEFRALNDKLKVDLGLTWYDVKYDAKSPLEYKANVKFSQHSDINPKIGATYQLTDAWELFGGYAKNFAGIPEDAFLGSTAVINPKDLDPVETENLDLGLRYVKPNMAFSIQAYDVDLKNNVGIVTRDPTAVLDPEEIVRGNVATKAVNIAGIKTKGVELTGYYDFGSIDLYGSYSRQDAKHDNPAVGGDARKALASVAVIGGAGVRDIPKNSVFAQVGWKPLAGLKLDANVRYVGDRVGGHIVAPTTFQEIGVEMIDGYTLVGLTATYDLKRAGVPDLRFQFNVDNLFDEEYIGAVSGSTATQPEFGYTAASPNNRTLDRYFVGMPRTYTVSVRARF, from the coding sequence ATGAAGACGTCCATCTGGCTGGCTTCGAGCGCGTTGTGCCTGGTCATGGCCGCGCCCGCCATGGCGCAACAGGCCGCGGCGCCGGCCGCTCCGGCCGCGGACACCATCGACGAGGTGGTGGTCACCGCCGAGCGCTTCGGCTCGGGCCTGGCCCGCGCGACCTTCACGATCGGCGCCGAGGACATCCAGGAGCGTCCGCTGGGCGCGGAGATCACCCAGGCCCTGGTCAAGGTGCCCGGCGTCCAGGTCTCGACCGGCGACGCGCGGGGCGGCAGCTTCTCGTTCGAGATCTATATGCGCGGCCTGGGCGACGAGCAGATCGGCCTGACCCTGGACGGCATCCCGACCGGCGACAGCCGCTTCAACGGCGGCTCGCCGCCGCAGCGGTTCATCGAGAGCAGCAATATCGGCAAGATCACCGTCTCGCAGAGCGCGGGCGACATCGGCGCGCCGTCGCGCTTCGCCCTGGGCGGCTTCATCGACTTCGTCACCGACGCCCCGCGAAAGGACTTCGGCGCCACGGTCGAGGCGGGCGTCGGCTCGTTCGACTTCCGCCGGATCTACGGCCGGATCGACAGCGGCGAGATCGCGCCGGGTCTGTCGGGCTATCTGACCTATTCGCACCAGGAGAACGACATCTGGGCGGGCCGCAAGAGCCGGGGCAGCGAGCGCGACCACTATGAGCTGAAGGTCGTGAAGGCCTTCGACAACGGCTCGTTCGTCAAGGCGCGAGTCTCGTACAATGACCAGACCGACAACGACTTCAACATCGTCACCAAGGGCGAGTTCGAGGCGTCGCCGCGCAGCGACCGGGCCCTGGACGCCATCACCGGGATCCCGGCCAAGGACATCGACTTCGGCGGGGCCCTGGGCGGCTGGCGCAAGGACTGGCTGGCCTACGCCAACAGTCATTTCGTGCTCAGCGACACGCTCAGCTTCGACGTCAATCCATACTACCAGAACCTGGAAGGCGAGTCGTTCCGCTACCAGGATCGCCAGCGCATCCTGACCGGCGGAAATCCGCGCGCGGTGACCAGCTATAACGCCAATGGCGGCGCCGTGCGTCCGACCCTGACCACCCTGCGCAACAGCAACGTGGTCGGCGGTCCCGCTGACATGCGCGTCACGCCGCGTGACCGCGATCGTTACGGCGTGACCGGCGAGTTCAAGGCCCGCTTCGGCGGCCATGCCCTGCGCTTCGGCGGCTGGTGGGAGGGCGGCGACTCCACGGAGAAGCGCAACTTCTACCCGATCCTCAACTCGGCCCAGAGCATCGCCTACGACCGTTCCAAGCTGAACTATGTCGAGTACGAGCGCTCGGCCTCGGTCGAGACCACCATGCTGTACGCTCAGGACGAGTTCCGGGCCCTGAACGACAAGCTGAAGGTCGATCTGGGCCTGACCTGGTACGACGTGAAGTATGACGCCAAGTCGCCGCTGGAATACAAGGCCAACGTCAAGTTCTCGCAGCACTCGGACATCAATCCGAAGATCGGCGCGACGTATCAGCTGACCGACGCCTGGGAGCTGTTCGGCGGCTACGCCAAGAACTTCGCCGGCATCCCCGAAGACGCCTTCCTGGGCTCGACGGCGGTGATCAACCCCAAGGATCTGGATCCGGTCGAGACCGAGAACCTGGACCTGGGCCTGCGCTACGTGAAGCCGAACATGGCCTTCTCGATCCAGGCCTATGACGTCGACCTGAAGAACAACGTCGGCATCGTCACCCGTGACCCGACGGCCGTCCTGGACCCAGAGGAGATTGTCCGCGGCAACGTCGCGACCAAGGCGGTCAACATCGCCGGCATCAAGACCAAGGGCGTGGAGCTGACCGGCTACTACGATTTCGGCTCGATCGACCTCTACGGCTCGTACTCGCGCCAGGACGCCAAGCACGACAACCCGGCGGTCGGCGGCGATGCGCGCAAGGCCCTGGCCTCCGTCGCCGTGATCGGCGGGGCGGGCGTGCGCGACATTCCCAAGAACAGCGTCTTCGCCCAGGTCGGCTGGAAGCCGCTGGCGGGGCTGAAGCTCGACGCCAACGTCCGCTATGTCGGCGACCGGGTCGGCGGCCACATCGTGGCCCCGACCACCTTCCAGGAGATCGGCGTCGAGATGATCGACGGCTACACGCTGGTCGGGCTGACCGCGACCTATGACCTGAAGCGCGCCGGCGTCCCAGACCTGCGGTTCCAGTTCAACGTCGATAACCTGTTCGACGAAGAATACATCGGCGCGGTCAGCGGCTCGACCGCCACCCAGCCGGAGTTCGGCTACACCGCCGCATCGCCGAACAACCGCACCTTGGACCGCTACTTCGTGGGCATGCCGCGCACCTACACGGTCTCGGTGCGCGCACGCTTCTGA
- a CDS encoding phosphoribosylanthranilate isomerase, giving the protein MQPPCFIAFTGVDRLDLLPGMQRLSDRYPIEWGVLVDPAQEDKALFPDAPTRAALLASRELRWAAHVCGAAARTIVADPMTAPLAPAGVQRVQVNHGFQGSDAAQVAATRAYGRRLGVRTVLQSQGDFPAEAGVDWLFDVSFGTGVRPDRWPAPPAADGPFGGYSGGIAPDTVGDILARIAAPAGALYWIDMESGVRTDGVFDLAKCEAVCRAVYG; this is encoded by the coding sequence ATGCAGCCCCCCTGTTTCATCGCCTTCACCGGCGTCGATCGTCTCGACCTGCTGCCCGGCATGCAAAGGCTTTCGGACCGTTATCCGATCGAGTGGGGCGTGCTGGTCGACCCGGCGCAGGAGGACAAGGCGTTGTTCCCGGATGCCCCGACCCGCGCCGCCCTGCTAGCCTCGCGCGAGCTGCGCTGGGCCGCCCATGTCTGCGGCGCGGCGGCCCGGACGATCGTCGCCGACCCGATGACCGCGCCCCTTGCCCCCGCCGGCGTCCAGCGCGTGCAGGTCAATCACGGCTTCCAGGGCAGCGACGCCGCCCAGGTGGCCGCCACGCGCGCCTATGGCCGCCGCCTGGGCGTGCGCACGGTGCTGCAAAGCCAGGGCGACTTCCCGGCCGAGGCCGGCGTAGACTGGCTGTTCGACGTCTCGTTCGGAACCGGCGTCCGCCCGGATCGCTGGCCCGCGCCGCCCGCCGCCGACGGCCCGTTCGGCGGCTACTCCGGCGGCATCGCCCCCGACACGGTCGGCGACATCCTGGCCCGTATCGCCGCGCCAGCGGGCGCGCTCTACTGGATCGACATGGAGTCGGGCGTACGCACCGATGGCGTCTTCGACCTGGCCAAGTGCGAAGCCGTCTGCCGCGCGGTCTACGGATGA
- a CDS encoding FMN-dependent NADH-azoreductase: MTSILLVTSSPRGAESLSTRFATEIAEGLKARLDAALVTRDLAANPPPHIAQAYIHGRVTPPEARTPEQVKAVALAQELVDEVKAADVIVLGSGMINFGLSSQLKAWFDHITWPGVTFGYGEAGGPQGSLTGKKVYLVTAAGGVFSEGDWAPFDFQTGNLRHLLGFIGLTDVEIIRVEGTVFGPEAAKAAIAATEAQVRSVLEKAA; encoded by the coding sequence ATGACCAGCATCCTCCTCGTGACGTCCAGCCCGCGTGGCGCAGAAAGCCTGTCCACCCGTTTCGCGACCGAGATCGCCGAAGGCCTCAAGGCTCGCTTGGACGCCGCCCTTGTGACCCGCGATCTCGCGGCCAACCCGCCGCCGCATATCGCGCAGGCCTACATTCACGGCCGCGTCACGCCCCCCGAGGCGCGCACGCCCGAGCAGGTCAAGGCGGTCGCCCTCGCCCAGGAGCTCGTCGATGAGGTGAAGGCCGCCGACGTGATCGTCTTGGGTTCGGGCATGATCAATTTCGGCCTGTCCTCGCAGCTCAAGGCCTGGTTCGATCATATCACCTGGCCGGGAGTGACCTTCGGTTATGGCGAAGCCGGCGGGCCGCAGGGGTCGCTGACCGGCAAGAAGGTCTATCTCGTCACCGCTGCGGGCGGGGTCTTTTCGGAGGGCGACTGGGCGCCCTTTGATTTCCAGACCGGCAATCTACGCCACCTCTTGGGCTTCATCGGCCTGACGGACGTCGAAATCATCCGCGTGGAAGGCACCGTCTTCGGGCCCGAGGCAGCCAAGGCCGCTATCGCCGCCACCGAAGCCCAGGTTCGCTCGGTCCTGGAAAAGGCCGCCTAA
- a CDS encoding winged helix-turn-helix transcriptional regulator has translation MTLSDIDFPTPGEGDDCRVVREILDLIGDKWTLYIIATLKDGPVRFNELRRRIDGISQRMLTINLRGLERDGLVKRTLFPTIPPRVDYELTDVGRTLLAPVMALVTWANNNQENIKGARVRYDAG, from the coding sequence ATGACCCTTAGTGACATTGATTTTCCTACCCCCGGCGAAGGTGACGACTGCCGGGTGGTTCGGGAAATCCTTGATCTCATCGGCGACAAGTGGACCCTGTACATCATCGCGACGCTCAAGGACGGGCCCGTGCGGTTCAATGAACTGCGGCGTCGGATCGACGGCATTTCACAACGGATGCTGACGATTAACCTGCGCGGACTGGAACGCGACGGGCTGGTGAAGCGCACCTTGTTTCCCACTATTCCGCCGCGCGTCGACTACGAGCTGACGGATGTAGGGCGGACGCTTCTCGCGCCCGTCATGGCGCTGGTGACGTGGGCGAACAACAACCAGGAGAACATCAAAGGCGCCCGCGTCCGATACGACGCCGGCTAG